A single Pseudomonas brassicacearum DNA region contains:
- a CDS encoding dermonecrotic toxin domain-containing protein has product MTTPDPTDTPPSSDTNIKGALLNQLLAGPSYPEVAAALLRDALKELYPTLDIDPYTTVVGEPAWDIVGGELIERPTRYQSLCDLLVLQSDRSKPTLLVDGLHYLTQLPLTVPEVHLPVRIDQIGRLINELAPAMLQANQEQQLAYWNAPFGSYGPRWHELSSTLRKLWDVKQVKGWTATECDMARQLFLYPDPQDRNDKYDSHAYLIDIERVNGDQANQIAENSLVVLIGSIDNKEVILAHSLVNGYEKFESRQALGQSLTAHLGSFSRPSTIRWRLYEPSGNIFDSKACGIIAIQVKIVGTPLIKQHSTSSVNEPPTSGLSTGPGEDWFQEQLPEWLQAAPVPDQILFAQYMKNLSALSISHVGKTYLDDIPPIKEYAARALKTQMRADHADASTLDPEKIEIEIESLVVWGTFVVPFELDSTRFNLVELALQNLIAVPSGNKTVRSLDGAELPEWMTVDYVEKLITQVDIGRVYPELIKRRLLDDPAESARRETLYISQLRIQLPLLALEGKLRGVGNIDERGCRYVAALMEPEEADRKVDGQAVVLRKLAFVPELQLGVSQDIVANMFVIGPQTLGAGPCLLYRPLLEPQLWQFPSFSNLLYAIRQTDALRQSVLAWLPDGVRETYSRDVFPGALPSPWTVVEFLADPLSSLVNNGPISLSEETLGGDFLPLLYKANANALVTLADHQSVSNSESRWATFKQAGWLILNLALPYLGTTANTATWLWQILNDLEQLTQSDEAPDRNTKWEVFVDLLLNVALGIINYTSERNRAGQRKLATEAPEIAPEPSLPLPKPELTIETLAPLTETASAQEHYRVIHTSGALMGKSSKDVKRLESFSIDAPSDLGEPETEGTLKGLYEQDGNWYAKMAGEWFEVSVEGDQISIVRGTHTGPPLVHDDHGQWIVDSRLRLRGSGSKGARRKVIVDAQRRNIELLAQLNQFEEKKPQMQKLLTMQAQEMKQASGSTKDTKREAYLTTLQSQRENYEQALKTLLEWPVFQARPECPRISLGYLNAQINFTFAEMDALRERFSPALSEAMRMITAKVKTSEQQHVDAANNMISTAEDMIERLDYMETRFSKLKELGREGFEFVRQHRGKMPVYKSDDLWLIQIEMYRHLCLSLESVNTMPEGWLEINQLVDNATVAFQSLRDAIDERSVIRLDEQIDAIGSLTEQFAAIEEHLDYLGSEYKDSANPEHIQRMLKLVGKCKKRALQHLAQALDERGSRRRADSPYEQRPRTRKKFIRARFWGFVSGEPRLSGLREETDWVDVKNPFSDEIIVTFHRKKTGEWAPHEPSTPPSLAIPALQTSIRKGQALIDGLADFKAQIERDLKQPNRTPAGIAMIMNAHASRMAKVGIALKAALDQALSVVTNETIELSPQEQRSVDALRLQLKKESMALYAQEFETVLNIIKQSPPTMTGVIWLKDRNRISIAKRKNRQRIKTPTQGYLDRYEITDKKTGKPLWFADFLYSTNWVPARTFLSARLKTVEQINAGMTERSTRSLSQRQLIDHYRSEIAVDQAQQVFFPKERP; this is encoded by the coding sequence ATGACGACACCAGACCCTACCGACACGCCCCCTTCATCCGACACAAACATCAAGGGCGCGCTGCTCAACCAATTGCTCGCGGGCCCCAGCTACCCGGAAGTCGCCGCCGCACTCCTGCGGGATGCGCTCAAGGAGCTTTACCCCACCCTGGACATCGATCCCTATACCACCGTCGTCGGCGAACCGGCCTGGGACATTGTCGGCGGCGAATTGATCGAGCGCCCCACCCGCTATCAATCGCTCTGCGACCTGCTCGTCCTGCAATCGGACCGAAGCAAACCCACCTTGCTGGTTGATGGCCTGCACTACCTGACCCAACTACCGCTCACCGTGCCCGAAGTGCATTTGCCGGTGCGTATCGACCAGATCGGACGTTTGATCAACGAGCTGGCCCCGGCCATGTTGCAGGCCAACCAGGAGCAGCAGTTGGCTTACTGGAACGCTCCATTCGGCAGTTATGGTCCGCGTTGGCATGAGCTCTCCAGCACGCTGCGCAAGCTCTGGGACGTCAAGCAGGTCAAGGGCTGGACGGCGACGGAATGCGACATGGCCAGGCAGTTGTTTCTCTACCCCGACCCGCAAGACCGCAACGACAAATATGACAGCCACGCGTATCTGATCGACATCGAGCGGGTCAACGGCGACCAGGCAAACCAAATCGCTGAGAATTCTCTGGTGGTGCTGATCGGTTCGATCGACAACAAGGAAGTCATCCTTGCCCATTCATTGGTCAACGGTTATGAGAAGTTCGAGTCCCGACAGGCATTGGGACAATCCCTTACAGCTCATCTGGGCTCCTTTAGCCGGCCCTCGACAATCCGATGGCGACTCTATGAGCCCAGCGGCAACATTTTCGACAGCAAGGCCTGCGGGATCATCGCCATACAGGTGAAAATCGTCGGCACTCCCCTTATCAAGCAACATTCGACCTCCTCAGTAAACGAACCACCCACCAGCGGACTGAGCACCGGGCCTGGCGAAGACTGGTTTCAAGAACAGTTACCCGAGTGGCTACAGGCCGCACCGGTACCCGACCAGATCCTGTTTGCCCAATACATGAAGAACCTGTCGGCGCTGAGCATCTCCCACGTTGGCAAAACCTACTTGGACGATATCCCCCCCATCAAGGAATATGCGGCGCGTGCCTTGAAGACGCAGATGCGCGCCGATCACGCCGACGCCTCGACGCTGGACCCGGAAAAAATCGAAATTGAAATAGAAAGCCTGGTTGTCTGGGGGACTTTCGTCGTTCCCTTCGAGTTGGACAGTACTCGGTTCAACCTCGTCGAACTGGCACTGCAAAACCTGATTGCCGTTCCATCGGGCAACAAGACCGTCAGGTCCCTCGACGGGGCCGAGCTGCCCGAGTGGATGACTGTCGATTACGTAGAAAAACTCATCACCCAAGTCGATATCGGACGCGTTTATCCCGAGCTGATCAAGCGCAGACTGCTCGATGACCCGGCAGAATCGGCCCGCCGCGAAACCTTGTACATCTCGCAATTACGCATACAGCTGCCCTTGCTCGCGCTGGAGGGAAAACTGCGTGGGGTAGGCAATATCGATGAGCGCGGATGTCGCTATGTCGCCGCACTGATGGAACCTGAGGAAGCCGACCGCAAAGTGGACGGGCAAGCGGTCGTGCTGCGCAAACTGGCCTTCGTGCCCGAACTGCAGCTGGGGGTTTCCCAGGATATCGTTGCCAATATGTTCGTGATCGGCCCACAGACGCTGGGTGCCGGTCCTTGCCTGCTTTATCGTCCGTTGTTGGAACCACAGCTTTGGCAGTTCCCCTCTTTCAGCAACTTGTTGTATGCGATCCGGCAAACCGACGCCTTGCGCCAGTCAGTACTCGCCTGGCTGCCTGACGGCGTCCGGGAAACCTACAGCCGTGACGTATTCCCCGGCGCACTCCCGTCCCCTTGGACCGTGGTGGAATTCCTTGCCGACCCGCTGTCGTCGCTGGTCAACAATGGCCCCATCAGTCTGAGCGAGGAAACCCTGGGGGGCGATTTCCTGCCACTGTTATACAAAGCCAATGCCAACGCCTTGGTCACGCTTGCCGACCATCAGTCGGTCTCCAATAGTGAAAGCCGGTGGGCAACGTTCAAGCAAGCGGGTTGGCTGATTCTCAACTTGGCGCTGCCCTATCTCGGCACCACGGCGAACACCGCGACCTGGCTCTGGCAAATTCTCAACGACCTCGAACAATTGACGCAAAGCGACGAGGCCCCCGACCGGAACACCAAATGGGAAGTTTTCGTTGATCTACTGCTGAACGTGGCATTAGGCATCATCAATTACACCAGCGAGCGCAACAGGGCAGGTCAACGCAAACTGGCAACAGAAGCCCCGGAAATTGCCCCTGAGCCCAGCCTGCCCCTGCCCAAGCCCGAATTGACTATCGAGACGCTCGCTCCGCTCACCGAAACCGCATCGGCGCAAGAGCACTACAGGGTCATCCATACCAGCGGCGCCCTGATGGGCAAATCGAGCAAAGACGTCAAGCGCCTCGAGAGCTTCAGCATCGACGCGCCCAGCGACCTCGGAGAACCCGAAACCGAAGGCACACTCAAGGGGCTCTATGAGCAAGATGGGAACTGGTACGCGAAGATGGCTGGAGAATGGTTCGAGGTGTCCGTAGAAGGTGACCAAATCTCCATTGTCCGCGGCACGCACACCGGCCCACCGCTGGTCCATGACGACCATGGCCAATGGATAGTCGATAGCCGCTTGCGTTTACGCGGCAGCGGATCAAAAGGCGCCAGGCGCAAGGTGATCGTCGACGCACAACGCCGCAACATTGAATTGCTTGCCCAACTCAACCAGTTTGAGGAAAAGAAACCGCAGATGCAGAAGCTGTTGACCATGCAAGCGCAGGAAATGAAGCAGGCTTCGGGTTCAACCAAAGACACCAAGCGCGAGGCCTATTTGACGACCTTGCAGTCACAGCGGGAAAACTACGAGCAAGCACTCAAGACCCTGCTTGAGTGGCCGGTCTTCCAGGCCCGGCCCGAATGTCCTCGTATCAGCCTTGGCTATCTCAACGCGCAAATCAACTTCACCTTCGCAGAAATGGACGCGTTGCGAGAGCGCTTCAGCCCGGCCCTGAGCGAGGCCATGCGCATGATCACAGCCAAGGTCAAGACATCTGAGCAGCAGCATGTCGATGCGGCCAACAACATGATCAGCACCGCCGAAGACATGATCGAGCGCCTGGACTATATGGAAACGCGCTTTTCCAAGCTCAAGGAACTCGGGCGCGAAGGCTTTGAGTTTGTCCGGCAGCACCGTGGAAAAATGCCTGTCTATAAAAGCGACGATCTGTGGCTTATCCAGATAGAGATGTATCGCCATCTCTGCCTGTCCCTGGAAAGTGTCAACACGATGCCTGAGGGCTGGTTGGAAATTAACCAGTTGGTCGACAACGCCACAGTGGCTTTCCAGAGCCTGCGGGACGCCATCGATGAGCGAAGCGTGATCCGGCTGGACGAGCAAATCGACGCGATTGGCAGCCTGACGGAACAGTTCGCCGCCATTGAAGAGCATCTCGATTACCTGGGCAGCGAATACAAGGACAGCGCCAACCCCGAGCACATCCAGCGCATGCTCAAGCTGGTCGGTAAATGTAAAAAACGGGCATTGCAGCATCTGGCACAGGCACTCGATGAGCGAGGCAGCCGACGCAGGGCTGACAGCCCCTATGAGCAACGCCCACGAACCCGGAAAAAATTCATCAGGGCCCGCTTCTGGGGCTTCGTCAGCGGCGAGCCTCGGTTATCCGGGCTGCGCGAAGAAACGGACTGGGTGGACGTGAAGAATCCGTTCTCGGACGAAATCATCGTCACGTTCCACCGCAAGAAAACCGGCGAATGGGCCCCTCATGAGCCATCCACCCCCCCATCGTTGGCGATACCCGCGCTGCAAACGAGCATTCGCAAAGGCCAGGCCCTGATCGATGGCCTGGCTGACTTCAAGGCGCAAATCGAACGCGACCTGAAGCAGCCCAACCGAACGCCTGCCGGTATTGCCATGATCATGAACGCGCATGCCAGCAGGATGGCGAAAGTCGGCATCGCGCTCAAAGCGGCCCTTGATCAGGCACTGAGCGTTGTCACAAACGAAACGATCGAACTGTCACCGCAAGAACAGCGTTCGGTCGATGCCCTGCGATTGCAGCTCAAGAAAGAATCGATGGCACTGTACGCGCAGGAGTTCGAGACCGTCCTGAACATCATCAAGCAGAGCCCGCCCACCATGACTGGCGTTATCTGGCTAAAAGACCGAAATCGAATTTCCATCGCCAAGCGGAAAAATCGACAGCGGATCAAGACGCCAACACAGGGCTATCTCGATCGTTATGAGATCACCGACAAAAAGACCGGCAAACCGCTCTGGTTCGCGGATTTTCTTTACTCCACCAACTGGGTGCCTGCCCGGACGTTCCTTTCGGCACGCCTGAAAACGGTCGAGCAAATCAATGCTGGAATGACCGAGCGTTCCACCCGGAGCTTGAGCCAACGTCAGTTGATCGATCATTACCGTAGCGAAATCGCCGTGGATCAGGCCCAGCAGGTGTTTTTTCCAAAAGAACGGCCTTGA
- a CDS encoding PLP-dependent aminotransferase family protein, protein MHNAAPPLSFNPAGIELDRRQGLSRQLYQALRARVLDGRLASGTRLPASRDLAAALSISRNSVVRAYDQLYAEGFIEGRVGDGTYVAKLSSTTLPLKNISTKVSTGFSTGLSTTLSTDWLDLPVGPSSKVIHSDALNRVEKHHLAQPPSGPPRAFRVGVPAFDLFPFDVWAKLNAAFWRKPDLQQLCYGDSQGDARLRGLIAAYLRSSRGLHCTAEQIVITSGAQQGISLCAQLLVDPGDVVAVENPGYRAAGHAFAVAGADVRGVPVDGDGLDCAALGALSHCRLAYVTPSHQYPTGVVMSLPRRLELLAWAERNEGWIVEDDYDGEYRYSGAPLAPLAALDRHGRVLYVGTFGKVAFPALRLGYLVLPPGLVNAFARRRAVDVRHSEVSTQAVMAEFMAAGHFQRHIRRMRRAALARRDALLAGWPKAVAGLGTMPTVVAGLHVTVPVASIEREHELIAQATSVGVEINGLSGYWLPTTPSQARAGLVLGFAAVAPAAIDTALANLSKAWKV, encoded by the coding sequence ATGCACAACGCCGCGCCACCACTGTCGTTCAATCCCGCAGGCATCGAGCTGGACCGTCGCCAAGGGCTCAGCCGCCAGCTGTACCAGGCGTTGCGAGCCCGGGTGCTGGACGGACGCCTGGCCAGCGGCACGCGCCTGCCGGCCAGCCGAGACCTGGCGGCGGCCTTGTCGATTTCGCGCAATAGTGTGGTGCGGGCCTACGACCAGCTCTACGCCGAGGGTTTCATCGAAGGGCGGGTCGGTGACGGTACGTATGTGGCGAAACTGTCCTCGACGACGTTGCCGCTGAAAAACATATCCACAAAAGTATCCACAGGGTTTTCAACAGGGTTATCCACAACCTTATCCACAGATTGGCTCGATTTACCTGTGGGTCCATCCAGTAAAGTTATCCACAGTGACGCGTTGAACCGTGTCGAAAAACACCATTTGGCCCAGCCGCCCAGTGGCCCGCCACGAGCGTTCAGGGTCGGTGTGCCGGCTTTCGATCTGTTCCCTTTCGACGTCTGGGCCAAGCTGAATGCGGCTTTCTGGCGCAAGCCGGATCTGCAGCAACTGTGTTATGGCGATTCCCAAGGGGATGCGCGCTTGCGCGGGCTGATCGCGGCGTACTTGCGCAGCTCCCGGGGGCTGCACTGCACGGCTGAACAAATTGTGATCACCAGTGGCGCACAGCAGGGCATCAGCCTTTGTGCACAGCTGTTGGTGGATCCGGGCGACGTCGTGGCGGTGGAAAATCCCGGCTATCGCGCCGCTGGGCATGCATTCGCCGTTGCCGGTGCCGACGTCAGGGGCGTGCCGGTGGATGGCGATGGCTTGGATTGCGCCGCGCTCGGTGCGTTGAGCCACTGTCGGCTGGCCTATGTCACCCCGTCCCATCAATACCCGACCGGGGTGGTCATGAGCCTGCCACGGCGGCTGGAGTTGTTAGCTTGGGCCGAACGCAACGAGGGTTGGATCGTCGAGGATGACTACGATGGCGAGTACCGCTACAGCGGCGCGCCACTGGCGCCGTTGGCTGCACTGGATCGTCACGGGCGGGTGCTTTACGTCGGCACGTTCGGCAAAGTGGCGTTCCCGGCCCTGCGCCTGGGTTACCTGGTGCTGCCACCCGGCCTGGTCAACGCCTTCGCCCGACGGCGCGCCGTGGACGTGCGCCACTCCGAAGTCAGTACCCAGGCCGTCATGGCCGAGTTCATGGCTGCGGGGCATTTCCAGCGGCATATCCGGCGCATGCGCAGGGCGGCGCTGGCTCGGCGTGATGCGTTGCTGGCAGGCTGGCCCAAGGCCGTTGCGGGTTTGGGGACCATGCCCACGGTGGTAGCCGGGCTGCATGTCACGGTGCCTGTGGCGAGTATCGAGCGTGAGCACGAGCTGATCGCTCAGGCGACGAGCGTTGGGGTTGAGATCAACGGCCTGAGCGGCTACTGGCTGCCCACTACACCCTCGCAGGCGCGTGCCGGTCTGGTTTTGGGGTTTGCGGCGGTTGCGCCAGCGGCGATTGACACCGCGCTGGCGAACCTGTCCAAGGCCTGGAAAGTCTGA
- a CDS encoding FMN-binding negative transcriptional regulator: protein MYNPKAFAVEDLSQLHQMMDDCRLAVLVTQGEHGLQASHLPLLLDTQQGPNGSLYGHMARANPQWRDLQAGAEALVIFAGADAYVSPGLYPSKAEHGKVVPTWNYVAVHAYGSAEVFSDAHRLRNLVSALTDRHETAREQPWKIDDAPPEYIDSMLKAIVGFALPIQRLEGKRKLSQNRSPADAASVRNGLAASPASQDRALAHLMPEQSSKE from the coding sequence ATGTACAACCCCAAAGCCTTTGCCGTCGAAGACCTGTCCCAGTTGCACCAGATGATGGACGATTGCCGCCTGGCCGTATTGGTCACCCAGGGTGAACACGGTCTGCAGGCCAGTCATCTGCCACTGTTGCTGGACACGCAACAAGGGCCGAACGGAAGCCTCTACGGCCACATGGCCCGGGCCAATCCACAATGGCGCGACCTGCAAGCCGGTGCCGAAGCCTTGGTGATCTTCGCCGGGGCCGATGCCTACGTCAGCCCAGGGTTGTACCCCAGCAAGGCCGAACACGGCAAAGTCGTGCCGACCTGGAACTACGTGGCCGTACACGCCTATGGCAGCGCCGAGGTGTTCAGCGACGCGCATCGCCTGCGCAACCTGGTGAGCGCCCTCACCGACCGCCACGAAACCGCTCGCGAGCAGCCGTGGAAGATCGATGATGCGCCGCCCGAGTACATCGACAGCATGCTCAAGGCCATCGTCGGCTTCGCCCTGCCCATCCAACGCCTGGAAGGCAAGCGCAAGCTCAGCCAGAACCGAAGCCCGGCGGACGCCGCCAGCGTACGCAACGGCCTCGCCGCCAGCCCCGCCTCGCAGGACCGGGCGCTCGCCCACCTGATGCCTGAACAATCGTCCAAGGAGTGA
- a CDS encoding GNAT family N-acetyltransferase, giving the protein MSQPQIRLVSADDHAAWLPLWQAYLRFYKTELPDAVSQSTWQRLLDEREPTHAALAWKGDTAVGLVHFIYHRSNWSIENSCYLQDLLVTEQNRGTGVGRQLIEFVYATAKADGCCKVHWLTHETNATAIQLYERIAERPGFIQFRKAL; this is encoded by the coding sequence ATGAGCCAACCTCAAATCCGTCTCGTCAGCGCCGACGATCACGCCGCCTGGCTGCCGCTGTGGCAAGCCTACCTGCGGTTCTATAAGACCGAATTGCCGGACGCCGTCAGCCAAAGCACCTGGCAACGCTTGCTCGATGAGCGTGAACCGACCCATGCTGCCCTCGCCTGGAAGGGCGACACGGCGGTGGGCCTGGTGCACTTCATCTATCACCGTTCGAACTGGAGCATCGAGAATTCCTGCTACCTGCAAGACCTGCTGGTGACGGAACAGAACCGTGGCACTGGCGTGGGTCGCCAGCTCATCGAATTCGTCTACGCCACCGCCAAGGCCGATGGTTGCTGCAAGGTGCACTGGTTGACCCACGAAACCAACGCCACGGCGATCCAGCTGTACGAGCGCATCGCCGAGCGCCCAGGCTTCATTCAATTTCGCAAAGCCCTTTAA
- a CDS encoding GNAT family N-acetyltransferase, whose translation MSTSLADWKGVPAPSAQLLEGRFIRLEKLDPARHADGLWQALEGPGADPKLWDYLPYGPFKDRGAFDAWLNNHAANTDPYFFSVIDRASGEVQGILSLMSIVPAQGRIEIGHVTFGAPMQRSPKSTEAVYLLAKESFALGYRRLEWKCNNANARSKYAAERLGFTFEGVFRQHMVVKGQNRDTAWYSILDSEWPAIAAGFERWLSEDNQREGGQVRGLVECRA comes from the coding sequence ATGTCGACTTCACTCGCCGATTGGAAAGGTGTCCCGGCGCCCTCTGCACAGTTGCTCGAAGGGCGTTTCATCCGCCTGGAGAAACTCGATCCGGCGCGCCATGCCGATGGCCTCTGGCAAGCCCTCGAAGGCCCCGGTGCCGACCCGAAACTCTGGGATTACTTGCCCTATGGCCCGTTCAAGGATCGCGGCGCGTTCGACGCCTGGCTGAACAACCATGCGGCCAACACCGACCCGTATTTCTTCAGCGTGATCGACCGTGCCAGCGGCGAGGTGCAGGGCATTCTCAGCCTGATGTCCATCGTGCCGGCCCAGGGTCGCATCGAGATCGGCCACGTGACCTTCGGCGCACCGATGCAGCGTTCGCCGAAAAGCACCGAGGCGGTTTATCTGCTGGCCAAGGAGTCTTTTGCCCTGGGTTATCGCCGGCTGGAATGGAAGTGCAACAACGCCAATGCCCGCTCCAAATACGCCGCCGAGCGGTTGGGGTTCACGTTCGAAGGGGTGTTTCGCCAGCACATGGTGGTCAAGGGCCAGAACCGCGACACCGCGTGGTACTCGATACTGGACTCGGAATGGCCGGCGATTGCCGCGGGCTTCGAGCGCTGGTTGAGCGAGGACAATCAGCGCGAGGGTGGACAGGTGCGAGGGTTGGTGGAGTGTCGGGCATAG